CTGGCGCGCGGCCGGGGCGGAAGGGCGACAGGACAATCCAATTCGTGGGGTCACGTTTAAGACGCGGAACCAGGCCAGCGCGCAGAAAGGAGGATTTTCCGCTGCCGGATGCCCCAAGCAGCAACTGCAGCTTGGGGCTGCCAAAAGTGCGGCTACGGTTAAGCCGATTGAGCCCTTGGCGGATTTCGTCATCGCGCCCATAGAAGACCGCCGCACGGTTTTCTTCGAAGGCGGTTAGGCCAGGATAAGGCGCGACGCCGGGCGGCAACTCAAATCCTTCCGGAGAGTGTTGGCTCAGGTCGCGCAACTTTTTCTCAAGGCGCTCAAGCCCAGCGGCGCGGTCCACTGTCAGATTGATGCTTTGAAGATCACGACCGATCACTGTTTTAAGGTCGGGCACCAGAACCAGCGGCACGATCTCTTTACCAAGCGCCCGCGCCTGGGTGAATTCGGCAAAACACCATTTTGACGCCAGCCAGTTTTGCGTGAGAATCAGGACCAACGCCTGAGCACGGTCCACCTCGCGATACAGAGTCTTTTCCCAATCCGCGCCGGGTTCGATACCATTCTCTTTATCGAAATCGAGAAAGATGAGCGAGAACCCCCTCGCGGCAAGCCAGGTTTTTATATCGGCGGCGTCAAGATTATCGTGGCTGGAGTGGGATATAAAAATCCGTGCCATTCTGCTCCCCACTCAAAGCGATCCTGAGGTTTCACACGACTCTTCTAGACACGCATAACGGGCAGCGCCTTGGCAAGGCTAAATTCTTTATCCGGGTATTCTTCCATTTAATCCACCTTACCGGCCCAAGGGTTCCTCAGTAGTTGACACGGTAAGGATCATTCCTTACCATATTGAGCAATAGCGGAGCGCCCCTATGCCCAACCTCCACGAAATCTCGACGCTGACATCGAAAGGGCAGGTGACGCTGCCCAAATCTATCCGCCAAGCTTTGGGCGTCGATGTTGGGAGCAAAATCGCCTTCGATCTTCGCGAGGACGGGGAGATCGTTGTTACGCGGGCCGATGCTGCACACGAAGATCCGGCCATTGGGGCCTTCCTGACGGTGCTCGCGTCAGACATTCAAAATGGCCGCAACGTGCATCCGTTACCTGCTGAACTTCTGGCAGCGCTGGCAAGGGGTGCCGTTGAACCGGTCGATCTTGCCGATGAAATCGACGGCGATGTTGCGCTGTGACGCAGGCGCACGGCTGGACACTGCTGTTTCATTCCTGCGTGATCGATCAGCTTAGAACGCTCAATGCAGCCTGTGACCGCGCACGTCGCAGTGATCCGTTGACAGCCGAGAGCAATGCCAACGTCAAACTTTTTAGGG
This genomic stretch from Elstera cyanobacteriorum harbors:
- a CDS encoding type II toxin-antitoxin system PrlF family antitoxin, which produces MPNLHEISTLTSKGQVTLPKSIRQALGVDVGSKIAFDLREDGEIVVTRADAAHEDPAIGAFLTVLASDIQNGRNVHPLPAELLAALARGAVEPVDLADEIDGDVAL